GTCCGGCCGGTCGCGCCGTCCGCCGTTTCTGGTGGCTCGGCGACGGTCAGCTCCCGCCGGCGCCACTTCAGCCGCCATCGGCTCACCTGCTGCCGGTACAGGATCTGACGTACGTACGCCTCCGGCTCGTCGATCCGGTGCCATCGTCCGGCCGCCTTGATCAGCGCGTTCTGCAACAGGTCTTCGCCCGCGTGGCGGTCGCCGCCACTGAGCAGCACGGCGGTCTTCAGCAGCGCCGTCGACCTGTTCTCCACGAACTCCCTGAACGCCTCGTGCCCCTGGGCATCCATCGTCACCGTCTCTTCCCCGCGGGCGTCTCCCCCGCTCCCACCTGTACTGACGCCTGCACCGACCCCCCGCTATGCCTCGACACCCAGGATTCCTCCCCCGGTGGGCCCCTGAAGGGGTGAGGGCCGTGACACGTGCGGGTGCGCTGGTGTTGGCCGCGCAGTTCCCCGCGCCCCTAAACACGGGGCTGCGCCCCTGTTTTTTGGTCTTTAGGGGCGCGGGGAACTGCGCGCTCAGCCCCAGCGCACCCGCACAGGACACCCCACGGCGCCCCACCCACCCCAGGGGCGCGGGGAACTGCGCGCTCGGCCCCAGCGCACCCGCACAAGACACCCCCCAGCACCCCCACCCACCAAGGGGCGCGGGGAACTGCGCAACCGCCCCACCCACCGCCCGCGCACGACGAACGCCCTCCCGCCGGGCACCGGCGAAAGGGCGTTCACGTCAAAACCCCCGCACAGCTCAGTTATGGCTGTGCAGAACCTCGTTCAGCCCACCCCACACCGCGTTGTTCGGCCGAGCCTCGACCTTCCCCGTGACCGAGTTCCGCCGGAACAGGATGTTCGACGCCCCGGACAGCTCACGCGCCTTGACGATCTGCCCGTCGGGCATCGTCACACGCGTACCGGCCGTGACGTACAGCCCCGCCTCCACCACGCACTCGTCCCCGAGGGCGATACCGACCCCCGCCTCCGCCCCGATCAGGCACCGCTCCCCGATCGTGATGCGGACGTTGCCGCCACCCGACAGCGTCCCCATCGTGGACGCGCCGCCGCCGATGTCCGAGCCGTCACCGACCACGACGCCCGCGGAGATGCGGCCCTCGACCATCGACGTACCGAGCGTGCCGGCGTTGAAGTTCACGAAGCCCTCGTGCATGACCGTGGTGCCCTCGGCCAGGTGCGCCCCCAGGCGGACCCGGTCGGCGTCGGCGATCCGCACACCCTTGGGGGCCACGTAGTCCGTCATGCGCGGGAACTTGTCGATGGACGTCACCGCCAGGTGCAGCCCCTCGGCACGGGCGTTCAGCCGTACCTTCTCCACGTCGTCCACGGCCACCGGACCGAGCGAGGTCCAGGCGACATTGGCGAGGTGGGCGAAGAGGCCGTCCAGGCTCTGCCCGTGCGGCTTCACCAGCCGGTGCGAGAGCAGGTGCAGCCGCAGGTACGCGTCGTGCGCGTCGACCGGCTTCTCGTCGAGCGAGGCGATGACCGTGCGGACCGCGACCACCTCGACACCCCGGCGGGCGTCCGGGCCGACCGCTTTCACGGCACCTTCGCCGAGCAGTTCCACGGCACGCTCGACGGGCAGCCGCTCGGTGCCGGAGGGGCCCGGTTCGACGGCCAGTTCGGGGGCCGGGAACCACGTGTCGAGGATCGTGCCGTCGGCGGTGATCGTGGCGAGCCCGGCGGCAACGGCGCCGGTGGTGCGTGTAGCAGTGGTGTCGGTCATGACAGAAACCTAACGTGGCCGACCCCGCCCGAGCCAACCAGCGCACCCCCCGTCTCAGGTACCGGCCACCCGCGCGACCGGCCCAGGTTCAGCACCAGCCCCCAGCCCTCAGCCCCAGCCCCAGCCCCAGCCCCAGGGAAATCTTCCGGCCGTGATGGAAACTCCCCCACCGGCGCCCCGGCTTCCCCCCTCGGGCGCCCGGACCCCCTCCTCAGGGCCCTGATCTCGAATCCTTAAGCCTTGAACTATCTTTCCCGGCCGCCGAGCCCGGCGCCCGCCGCCAACTCGATGGCCTTCGCCGTCAGTTCAGGCAGAAACCGCTCTCAGGAACGCTTACTCGACCCGCACGAGTTCCACTAGGGTTCCCCTCGTCGCGCACACGGACCGCCCGGCCATGGCCGTCCCGTGTGCCCGCGACCTCCGCCGCCCCATGTGCCACGACCAATGACCGAACCGCGTCCGCCATCGGCGACGCCGGGGGGAACCGCGCATGCCCGACAGAAACACCGAGTCCGCTCCCGCCCCGTCCCCTCACCACCTCCCGAAGGTGTGGGAGACCGGCGAGACCCTGGACCAGTCCCCCATCCCCGGCACCCGCCGGCTCTGGCTGGCCGGAGCGCTGCTGCTGGCCGTCCTCGCCTCCACGGTCACCGCGGTCACCGTGCTGGACGAGGACAGGGACACCTCGTCGAAGGACCGGACGGAGAACACCTCCGTCAAGGACGAGCCGCTGGTCGCCGCGCCGCCCGTCGCCGCCACCGCTCCCAGCGGGAAGAGCGGGCTCGCCGCCCCCTCGCCCTCGGGGAGCACCCCGGACAAATCCGCCCCGCCCGCCGAGCCGCAGGGCGGCGCCGGTCCCGTACCGAAGCCGTCGGCGTCCAGGTCGAAGTCCGCGTCCGGCGGCAAACCGCCGGCGGCCAAGCCGTCGTCCGCGCGGAAGTCCGTCCAGGCGGTCAACTACCCCGACCGCTACTGGCGCCTCGACCGCGACTACGTGGGGCTCGACCGGGTGGACCCGGGCAGCTCCTCCTGGAGCAGGCAGGGGACCTCCTTCAAGCTGGTCCCGGGCCTCGCCGACGCCGACTGCGTCTCGTTCTCGCTGGGGAACGGCCGCTATCTGCGGCACTCCCAGTTCCAACTGCGCGCCGACCGCCGAGACGGCTCCGAGCTCTTCAAGAAGGACGCCACCTTCTGTCCGCGTCCGTCGGCGTTCTCCGGCGCCGTCATGCTGGAGTCGGTCAACTACCGCGGCCGGTTCCTGCGCCACCGCGACTTCCGGCTCCGCCTGGACCCGTACGACAACAGCCGTGCCTACCAGGCCGACTCGGCGTTCCGCCTGGTCAAGGGCCTGGGCTGAGCCGCACGACACTCGGCTGACGCAGCACGCACGCGGCCCCCGGCGCATTCGCCGGGGGCCGCACACACATACGCTCGGACGCGCTCAGACGTTGAAGCCCAGCGCCCGGAGCTGGTCACGGCCGTCGTCCGTGATCTTGTCCGGGCCCCACGGCGGCATCCACACCCAGTTGATGCGGAGCTCGTTCACGATGCCGTCCGTGGCGGACTTGGCCTGGTCCTCGATGACGTCGGTGAGCGGACACGCCGCCGACGTCAGGGTCATGTCGATCGTCGCGATGTTCGCGTCGTCGATGTGGATCCCGTAGATCAGTCCGAGGTTGACGACGTCGATGCCCAGCTCGGGGTCGACGACGTCGTACAGCGCCTCGCGGACTTCTTCCTCGGAGGCCGGTTTCATCTCGATGGTCTCGCTCATGCCGTCTTCCTCTCGGCGCCGGCCTCGCCCAGGGCCTGGGCCGTCGCGTCCTTCCAGGCCATCCAGCTCAGCAGCGCGCACTTCACGCGGGCGGGGTACTTGGAGACCCCGGCGAACGCGACCGCGTCCTCCAGGACCTCCTCCATCGCGTCGTCCGGCTCGATACGACCCTTGGACTGCATCAGCTCCAGGAAGGTCTCCTGGATCCTCCGCGCCTCAGCCAGGTCCCGGCCCACGAGCAAATCGTTCAGCACGGAGGCGGAGGCCTGGCTGATGGAGCAGCCCTGGCCCTCGTACGAGACGTCACTGATCGTCGTGCCGTCGTACTTCACCCGCAGGGTGATCTCGTCGCCGCACGTCGGGTTGACGTGGTGCACCTCGGCGTCGCCGTCCCGCAGACCGCGCCCGTGGGGGTGCTTGTAGTGGTCCAGGATGACTTCCTGGTACATCGAATCAAGCCTCACGACTCAGCCAGCTCCTCAGCCGAAGAAGTTCCGTACGTGCTCCAGGCCGTCGACCAGTGCGTCGATCTCGGTCGGCGTGGAGTACAGATAGAACGACGCTCGCGTGGTCGCAGGAATTCCGTACCGCAGGCAGACCGGCCGCGCGCAGTGGTGTCCGACCCGGACCGCGATGCCCTGTTCGTCGAGAACCTGACCCACGTCGTGCGGGTGGATGTCACCCAGCGTGAACGAGATCGCCGCGCCACGGTCCTCGGCGGTCGTCGGGCCGATGATGCGCAGGCCCGGGACCTCGGCGAACCGCTTCACCGCGTACTCGGTGAGCGCGTGCTCGTGGGCGAGGATCCTGTCCATGCCGATCGCGCTCAGGTAGTCGATGGCCGCACCGAGACCGACCGCCTGGGCGATCGGCGGGGTGCCCGCCTCGAACTTGTGCGGGGCGGGCGCGTAGGTCGACGAGTGCATCGACACCGTCTCGATCATCTCGCCGCCGCCGAGGAACGGGGGCAGGTCCTCCAGCAGTTCCTGGCGGCCCCACAGGACGCCGATGCCGGTCGGGCCGCACATCTTGTGGCCGGTGAAGGCCACGAAGTCGGCCTGCAGGGCCTGCACGTCCAGCGGCATGTGCGGGGCGGCCTGGGAGGCGTCGATGCAGACCAGCGCGCCGACCTCCTGCGCTCGGCGCACTATCGCCTCGACCGGGTTGACCGTGCCCAGGATGTTCGACACCAGCACGAAGGACACGATCTTCGTCTTCTCGGTGATGACCTCGTCGATGTTGGACAGGTCGAGCCGGCCGTCGTCGGTGAGGCCGAACCACTTCAGCTTCGCGCCGGTGCGCTGCGCGAGCAGCTGCCACGGCACGATGTTGGAGTGATGCTCCATCTCCGTGATGACGATCTCGGTCTCGTGGTCGACGCGGTAGGGCTCGTCGGCCCAGCCGAGCATGTTGGCCACGAGGTTGAGCGATTCGGAGGCGTTCTTCGTGAAGATGACCTCGTCGCGGCTCGGTGCGTTGATGAACGCGGCGACCTTGTCGCGCGCGCCCTCGTACAGCGCCGTGGCCTCCTCCGCGAGCACATGCACACCGCGGTGGACGTTGGCATTGTACTGCTCGTAGTAACCACTGAGTGCGTCCAGCACCTGGCGCGGCTTCTGCGAGGTCGCCGCGTTGTCCAGGTACACGAGCTTCTTACCGTCGTGGACCTGGCGGTCCAGGATGGGGAAGTCCTTACGGATCGCCTCGTCGAGCAGTTGAGGTGTACCCGTGAGGAGGCCCGGCGACTGCGTCACGCTGATGCGCCACCCTTCACGTACTTGTCGTAGCCCTCGGCCTCAAGCTGGTCGGCGAGCTCGGCGCCGCCGGACTCGGCGATGCGGCCGTTCGCGAACACGTGCACGTGGTCGGGCTTGATGTAGCGCAGGATGCGCGTGTAGTGCGTGATCAGCAGGGTGCCGACCTCGCCGCTCTCACGGACGCGGTTGACGCCCTCGGAGACGACACGCAGGGCGTCGACGTCCAGACCGGAGTCGGTCTCGTCGAGGATCGCGATCTTCGGCTTGAGCAGCTCCAGCTGAAGGATCTCGTGGCGCTTCTTCTCGCCGCCGGAGAAGCCCTCGTTCACGTTG
This sequence is a window from Streptomyces ortus. Protein-coding genes within it:
- a CDS encoding SigE family RNA polymerase sigma factor, producing MDAQGHEAFREFVENRSTALLKTAVLLSGGDRHAGEDLLQNALIKAAGRWHRIDEPEAYVRQILYRQQVSRWRLKWRRRELTVAEPPETADGATGRTADAADAAAATELRILMRGALARLTARQRTVLVLRYFEDLPEADVARILGCSVGTVRSTTHRSLARLRALAPELTALGPADAEQSPSRDFSPVEVRP
- the dapD gene encoding 2,3,4,5-tetrahydropyridine-2,6-dicarboxylate N-succinyltransferase → MTDTTATRTTGAVAAGLATITADGTILDTWFPAPELAVEPGPSGTERLPVERAVELLGEGAVKAVGPDARRGVEVVAVRTVIASLDEKPVDAHDAYLRLHLLSHRLVKPHGQSLDGLFAHLANVAWTSLGPVAVDDVEKVRLNARAEGLHLAVTSIDKFPRMTDYVAPKGVRIADADRVRLGAHLAEGTTVMHEGFVNFNAGTLGTSMVEGRISAGVVVGDGSDIGGGASTMGTLSGGGNVRITIGERCLIGAEAGVGIALGDECVVEAGLYVTAGTRVTMPDGQIVKARELSGASNILFRRNSVTGKVEARPNNAVWGGLNEVLHSHN
- a CDS encoding AbfB domain-containing protein, which translates into the protein MPDRNTESAPAPSPHHLPKVWETGETLDQSPIPGTRRLWLAGALLLAVLASTVTAVTVLDEDRDTSSKDRTENTSVKDEPLVAAPPVAATAPSGKSGLAAPSPSGSTPDKSAPPAEPQGGAGPVPKPSASRSKSASGGKPPAAKPSSARKSVQAVNYPDRYWRLDRDYVGLDRVDPGSSSWSRQGTSFKLVPGLADADCVSFSLGNGRYLRHSQFQLRADRRDGSELFKKDATFCPRPSAFSGAVMLESVNYRGRFLRHRDFRLRLDPYDNSRAYQADSAFRLVKGLG
- a CDS encoding metal-sulfur cluster assembly factor, yielding MSETIEMKPASEEEVREALYDVVDPELGIDVVNLGLIYGIHIDDANIATIDMTLTSAACPLTDVIEDQAKSATDGIVNELRINWVWMPPWGPDKITDDGRDQLRALGFNV
- the sufU gene encoding Fe-S cluster assembly sulfur transfer protein SufU; translation: MRLDSMYQEVILDHYKHPHGRGLRDGDAEVHHVNPTCGDEITLRVKYDGTTISDVSYEGQGCSISQASASVLNDLLVGRDLAEARRIQETFLELMQSKGRIEPDDAMEEVLEDAVAFAGVSKYPARVKCALLSWMAWKDATAQALGEAGAERKTA
- a CDS encoding cysteine desulfurase translates to MTQSPGLLTGTPQLLDEAIRKDFPILDRQVHDGKKLVYLDNAATSQKPRQVLDALSGYYEQYNANVHRGVHVLAEEATALYEGARDKVAAFINAPSRDEVIFTKNASESLNLVANMLGWADEPYRVDHETEIVITEMEHHSNIVPWQLLAQRTGAKLKWFGLTDDGRLDLSNIDEVITEKTKIVSFVLVSNILGTVNPVEAIVRRAQEVGALVCIDASQAAPHMPLDVQALQADFVAFTGHKMCGPTGIGVLWGRQELLEDLPPFLGGGEMIETVSMHSSTYAPAPHKFEAGTPPIAQAVGLGAAIDYLSAIGMDRILAHEHALTEYAVKRFAEVPGLRIIGPTTAEDRGAAISFTLGDIHPHDVGQVLDEQGIAVRVGHHCARPVCLRYGIPATTRASFYLYSTPTEIDALVDGLEHVRNFFG